A single genomic interval of Rhododendron vialii isolate Sample 1 chromosome 3a, ASM3025357v1 harbors:
- the LOC131319476 gene encoding uncharacterized protein LOC131319476 has product MGDTETLVAAALRVLNTADPVDKARLGDEVATKWQQGLITVPYDPSLDFSVPDRPSRLSNVKLVPPSLMPKLGKAGSLQSRQAIVHSLAHTESWAIDLSWDIIARFGKQEAMPIEFFTDFVKVAQDEGRHFCLLVARLEELGSFYGALPAHDGLWDSATATSKDLLARLAVEHCVHEARGLDVLPTTISRFRNGGDNQTADLLENVIYPEEITHCAAGVKWFRHICLRSRCLVSAPQEVGAGENNSMMEETDEVIHRFHAIVRTYFRGPLKPPFNEAARKAAGFGSEWYEPLATKEVNPE; this is encoded by the exons atgggcgACACAGAAACTCTGGTAGCGGCGGCGCTCCGAGTACTGAACACGGCCGACCCAGTTGACAAGGCCCGACTCGGTGACGAAGTGGCCACGAAATGGCAACAAGGTCTCATCACCGTACCCTACGACCCTTCCCTAGACTTCTCCGTACCAGATCGCCCCTCCAGGCTCTCCAAT GTGAAGCTGGTGCCACCCAGTCTTATGCCCAAGCTTGGGAAAGCGGGTAGCTTGCAGAGCAGACAAGCCATTGTGCACAGTCTTGCGCATACTGAGAGCTGGGCAATTGACTTGTCTTGG GATATAATTGCGCGTTTCGGAAAGCAGGAGGCAATGCCAATAGAATTCTTCACTGATTTCGTAAAAGTTGCTCAAGATGAAGGTCGACACTTTTGCCTCCTTGTAGCACGACTTGAAGAGCTTGGTTCCTTCTATGGAGCATTGCCAGCTCATGATGGTCTATGGGACTCCGCTACTGCCACTTCTAAGGACCTGCTAGCACGGTTGGCAGTTGAACATTGCGTTCATGAG GCTAGAGGGCTCGACGTGTTGCCCACAACAATTTCACGTTTCCGCAACGGAGGTGATAACCAAACTGCTGATTTGCTGGAGAATGTAATCTACCCAGAAGAGATTACCCATTGTGCTGCTGGAGTAAAATGGTTCAGGCACATTTGTTTGAGGTCTAGATGTCTAGTTTCAGCCCCTCAAGAAGTCGGAGCTGGTGAAAACAATTCCATGATGGAGGAGACCGATGAGGTGATTCACAGATTTCATGCAATAGTGAGAACGTACTTCAGGGGCCCACTGAAGCCTCCTTTTAATGAAGCAGCTAGAAAGGCTGCTGGATTTGGCTCTGAATGGTACGAACCTCTTGCAACAAAAGAGGTCAACCCAGAAtga